A region from the Halomonas piscis genome encodes:
- a CDS encoding TVP38/TMEM64 family protein encodes MKRSLIIALGTLLLLLALTGLWQWLALHDVLTAERVRDWVALTPQWRDAPWAFIAVVGIYVAALLVMFPLSILVAVTGLVFGPLWGFIYATLGTLCSSVVSYAVGRWLGREALLNYGGRHLNGLSRYLAGRGVSAMVIVNLLPLAPFTLTNMMAGAFHLRFRDYMAGSILGIVPGLVGVTLLGSQLGALATASDYREGLWALGGLVLGAALLYALRRYSAARSASRRGSRPASRKPH; translated from the coding sequence ATGAAACGATCGCTTATCATCGCGCTGGGGACGCTGCTGTTGCTGCTGGCGCTTACCGGGCTGTGGCAGTGGCTGGCGCTGCACGACGTGCTGACGGCCGAGCGCGTGCGCGACTGGGTGGCGCTTACGCCGCAGTGGCGGGACGCCCCCTGGGCGTTTATCGCCGTGGTCGGGATTTACGTGGCGGCGCTTCTGGTGATGTTTCCGCTGAGTATTCTGGTGGCGGTAACCGGCCTGGTCTTTGGCCCGCTGTGGGGCTTTATCTATGCCACTCTGGGGACGTTGTGCTCGTCCGTGGTGTCCTACGCGGTGGGGCGCTGGCTGGGGCGGGAGGCGCTGCTCAACTACGGCGGCCGGCACCTGAACGGCCTGTCGCGCTATCTGGCCGGGCGCGGCGTGAGCGCCATGGTCATCGTCAACCTGCTGCCGCTGGCGCCCTTTACCCTGACCAACATGATGGCCGGGGCCTTTCATCTGCGCTTTCGCGACTACATGGCGGGCTCGATTCTGGGCATCGTGCCCGGGCTTGTAGGGGTGACGCTGCTGGGCAGCCAGCTGGGGGCGCTTGCGACCGCCAGCGACTACCGGGAAGGGCTATGGGCGCTGGGCGGGCTCGTTCTGGGCGCGGCGCTGCTCTATGCCCTGCGCCGCTACTCGGCGGCCCGCAGCGCCTCACGTCGGGGCAGTCGTCCCGCCTCGCGGAAGCCGCACTAG
- a CDS encoding DMT family transporter produces the protein MHHIHLFTLRHFSVAAALVAVVLWSSAPLLAEHALDLAPLPLAALTLLAGALATLPLTRREPTGHLSLGWRAAIWIGLPLLTTGAVSSYFIGMRLAPASDAALITYTWPVLFILLSQWLTFGKVRFASVLGAMIAFAGAAVLMVPEAASGQSGSLAGYGFAALAAVCWALYSWLCQATPVALSPLMPRILLTSSVITAAAALPFAQGSFTLPDHDTLLAGLAIGLGPFGIAMVAWDKALRFGKASVIGSLAYGVPVLAAAFLVLAGMSVLDWRLPIAGALVVGGCLQASRR, from the coding sequence ATGCATCACATTCATCTGTTTACTCTCCGTCATTTCAGCGTTGCCGCTGCGTTAGTTGCCGTCGTGCTCTGGAGCTCTGCCCCGCTGCTTGCCGAGCATGCGCTGGACCTTGCCCCGCTGCCGCTGGCCGCGCTGACGCTGCTGGCCGGCGCGCTTGCCACCTTGCCGCTCACCCGGCGCGAGCCCACCGGCCATCTGAGCCTGGGCTGGCGCGCGGCCATCTGGATTGGGCTGCCGCTGCTGACTACCGGCGCGGTGAGCAGCTACTTTATCGGCATGCGCCTGGCGCCGGCGTCGGACGCCGCCCTGATTACCTATACCTGGCCGGTGCTGTTCATCCTGCTGAGCCAGTGGCTCACCTTTGGCAAGGTACGCTTCGCCAGCGTACTGGGGGCGATGATCGCCTTTGCCGGCGCGGCGGTGCTGATGGTGCCCGAGGCGGCCAGCGGCCAGAGCGGCTCGCTTGCCGGCTACGGCTTTGCCGCGCTGGCCGCGGTATGCTGGGCGCTTTACTCCTGGCTTTGCCAGGCCACGCCGGTGGCGCTCTCGCCTTTGATGCCGCGCATACTGCTGACTTCAAGCGTCATTACCGCAGCGGCCGCGCTGCCGTTTGCCCAGGGCAGCTTTACCCTGCCCGATCACGACACCCTGCTGGCGGGGCTCGCCATCGGTCTGGGGCCGTTCGGCATCGCCATGGTGGCCTGGGACAAGGCCCTGCGGTTCGGCAAGGCGAGCGTCATCGGCAGCCTGGCCTACGGCGTGCCGGTGCTGGCCGCGGCGTTTCTGGTACTCGCCGGCATGAGCGTGCTGGACTGGCGCCTGCCGATAGCCGGGGCGCTGGTGGTTGGCGGCTGCCTGCAGGCGAGCCGTCGCTAG
- a CDS encoding LysR substrate-binding domain-containing protein, protein MRAPTFDLTLLRTLVAVADTGSVTAAARRLSYTQSTVSMQLKRLEAQLDVTLHERVGRTLKVTAEGDRLLTHARRLLAVNDEAWQDMQARQVSGGLRLGIPEDYALLLPAVFSYFHQLYPGVTLEVICGTSADLVTRVKRDELDLVLVTRQRNSPGGEVIRREPLLWAVGLQHQPLLRDPLPLALYSRGADVFREVAEQALAAAGRQWQVAYTSQSMSGLAPLVIAGLAVVVITRSMLTPMLKPLDESSGLPSLPSIELALHWAPHRPSEPARKLGDLIRRQLAEQPADG, encoded by the coding sequence ATGCGTGCCCCCACCTTTGATCTTACCCTGCTGCGCACCCTGGTAGCGGTGGCGGATACCGGCAGCGTCACCGCCGCGGCTCGGCGGCTGTCCTACACCCAGTCCACGGTGAGCATGCAGCTCAAGCGCCTGGAGGCGCAGCTCGACGTGACGCTGCACGAGCGCGTGGGGCGCACGCTCAAGGTGACCGCCGAAGGCGACCGGCTGCTGACTCACGCCCGGCGCCTGCTGGCAGTGAACGACGAAGCCTGGCAGGACATGCAGGCCCGCCAGGTGAGCGGCGGGCTGCGCCTGGGGATTCCCGAAGACTACGCGCTGCTGCTGCCGGCGGTGTTCAGCTACTTTCATCAGCTCTACCCCGGCGTGACGCTGGAGGTGATCTGCGGCACCAGCGCTGACCTGGTGACGCGGGTAAAGCGCGACGAGCTGGATCTGGTGCTGGTGACCCGCCAGCGCAATTCGCCGGGCGGCGAGGTGATCCGCCGGGAGCCGCTTTTGTGGGCCGTGGGGCTGCAGCACCAGCCGCTGCTGCGCGACCCGCTGCCGCTGGCGCTGTATTCCCGCGGGGCGGACGTGTTCCGGGAGGTGGCCGAGCAGGCGCTGGCAGCCGCCGGGCGGCAGTGGCAGGTGGCCTATACCAGCCAGTCCATGAGCGGCCTTGCGCCGCTGGTGATAGCGGGGCTTGCGGTCGTGGTGATTACCCGCAGCATGCTCACGCCCATGCTCAAACCGCTGGATGAGTCGAGCGGCTTGCCGTCGCTGCCGAGCATCGAGCTGGCGCTGCACTGGGCGCCCCATCGACCCTCGGAGCCGGCGAGAAAGCTGGGGGATCTGATCCGCCGCCAGTTGGCCGAGCAGCCGGCGGACGGGTGA
- a CDS encoding glycosyltransferase: MRRQRLIPWIFYLNLTLIAALLGYKVYLNFFEQNFAANHAVQVEEIEALLDNKTRYRFAVLGNINNSVGIFERKIVPLLNDGDYDFVVSAGNAVSSGGEDKYRALFGTLSRLDMPYLLTFGPHEESRIGGFRFYDHFGPYHFSFAAGNTRFTFLDSTGTTGYGWQQRWLDELLASSHAANHFVFSAYPLYPVDYSGLLRLDDDYLFPDSLRRAFTRLMEDAGVDAVFSSELALFDRQTHNGTDYVVTGGAGGLVLNRGRSRYHFVAVEVDGERVTIEEKPLDIGQHPFWRTVEGLWFFIYSLFYVGYLNFILLVAVFVTVAIWLYRRFFTEPDYYPDFDIDPDADDGTPLRTAMFTNNYLPFIGGVPISIERLKRGLDALGHPVMVVAPRYGSQPATGEDEVLRLRSLLPLGKHQEFRLANIFSPRMLSRVRAFAPTLIHVHHPFWIGRAGQLLGRLLGVPVIYTYHTRLEHYAHYVPLPGPLFRNFISHALVKRFANGCDAVIVPTSSVEEYLRIIGVKKPIFVQPTGIEYERFAQVDPEAVTALRERHGLDGKRVLVSISRLSQEKNVDFLLDGLRLLHDDGEHDAHLLLVGKGHDRHRLEARIDALELTEHVTLAGSVPPAEIPLYCHAAELFVFASRSETQGMVVLEAMAAGLPVVVIRSSGIEDIVSQGSNGYKTAPDPQAWSRAVAELLGDADKRRRMGRQAANFAAAHRIEHFARSVLRAYRYALAVKRKRDRRHRSTGSSR; encoded by the coding sequence GTGCGACGCCAGCGACTCATCCCCTGGATTTTCTATCTTAACCTGACGCTGATTGCGGCTCTGCTGGGCTACAAGGTGTATCTCAATTTTTTTGAGCAAAACTTTGCCGCCAATCACGCCGTCCAGGTCGAGGAAATAGAGGCGCTGCTGGACAACAAGACCCGCTACCGCTTTGCCGTGCTGGGCAATATCAACAATTCCGTGGGGATTTTCGAGCGCAAGATCGTACCGCTGCTCAACGACGGCGACTACGACTTCGTCGTCTCGGCGGGCAACGCCGTCTCCAGCGGCGGCGAGGACAAGTATCGGGCGCTGTTCGGCACCCTCTCCCGGCTGGACATGCCCTACCTGCTGACGTTCGGCCCCCATGAGGAAAGCCGCATCGGCGGGTTTCGCTTTTACGACCACTTCGGCCCCTACCATTTCAGCTTTGCCGCCGGCAACACGCGCTTCACCTTCCTCGACAGCACCGGCACTACCGGCTACGGCTGGCAGCAGCGCTGGCTCGACGAGCTGCTTGCCAGCTCCCACGCGGCCAACCATTTCGTCTTCAGCGCCTACCCGCTGTACCCGGTGGACTATTCCGGCCTCTTGCGCCTGGACGACGACTATCTGTTTCCCGACTCCCTGCGTCGGGCCTTTACTCGGCTGATGGAAGACGCCGGCGTCGACGCGGTGTTCTCAAGCGAGCTTGCCCTGTTCGACCGCCAGACCCACAACGGCACCGACTACGTGGTCACCGGCGGTGCCGGCGGGCTGGTGCTCAACCGCGGTCGCAGCCGCTACCACTTTGTTGCCGTGGAGGTGGACGGCGAGCGCGTTACCATCGAGGAAAAGCCCCTGGACATCGGCCAGCACCCGTTCTGGCGCACCGTCGAGGGCCTGTGGTTTTTCATCTATTCGCTGTTTTACGTGGGCTATCTGAACTTCATCCTGCTGGTGGCGGTTTTTGTCACCGTCGCCATCTGGCTCTATCGCCGGTTCTTTACCGAGCCGGACTACTATCCCGACTTCGACATCGACCCCGACGCCGACGACGGCACGCCGCTGCGCACGGCCATGTTCACCAACAACTATCTGCCGTTCATCGGCGGCGTGCCCATTTCCATCGAACGGCTCAAGCGCGGGCTTGACGCCCTGGGGCACCCGGTCATGGTGGTCGCTCCACGCTATGGCAGCCAGCCGGCAACCGGCGAAGACGAGGTGCTGCGCCTGCGCTCCCTGCTGCCGCTGGGCAAGCACCAGGAGTTCCGCCTGGCCAACATCTTCAGCCCGCGAATGCTGTCCCGAGTGCGCGCCTTTGCCCCGACCCTGATCCACGTCCATCACCCTTTCTGGATCGGTCGGGCCGGCCAGCTGCTGGGGCGGCTGCTGGGCGTGCCGGTGATCTACACCTATCATACCCGCCTTGAGCACTACGCCCACTACGTGCCGCTGCCCGGGCCGCTGTTTCGTAATTTCATCTCCCACGCCCTGGTCAAGCGCTTTGCCAACGGCTGCGACGCTGTCATCGTGCCCACCAGCTCGGTGGAAGAGTACCTGCGCATCATCGGGGTGAAAAAGCCGATTTTCGTCCAGCCCACGGGGATCGAGTACGAGCGCTTTGCCCAGGTTGACCCCGAGGCGGTGACGGCGCTCAGGGAGCGCCACGGCCTTGACGGCAAACGCGTGCTGGTGTCGATTTCACGCCTGAGCCAGGAGAAGAACGTCGATTTCCTTCTCGACGGCCTGCGTCTTTTGCACGATGACGGCGAACACGACGCTCACCTGCTGCTGGTGGGCAAAGGCCACGACCGCCACCGCCTCGAGGCCCGGATTGACGCCCTCGAGCTCACCGAGCACGTCACCCTGGCAGGCTCCGTGCCCCCGGCGGAGATTCCGCTGTACTGCCACGCCGCCGAGCTGTTCGTCTTCGCCTCGCGCTCGGAAACCCAGGGCATGGTGGTACTGGAAGCCATGGCGGCCGGCCTGCCGGTGGTGGTGATCCGCTCAAGCGGCATCGAGGACATCGTCAGCCAGGGCAGCAACGGCTACAAGACCGCGCCCGACCCCCAGGCCTGGAGCCGAGCGGTAGCGGAGCTTCTGGGCGATGCCGACAAGCGCCGGCGCATGGGTCGCCAGGCGGCTAACTTTGCCGCCGCGCACCGCATCGAACACTTCGCCCGGAGCGTGCTGCGCGCCTACCGCTACGCGCTGGCCGTCAAGCGCAAGCGCGACCGCCGCCACCGCAGCACGGGCAGCAGCCGCTAG
- a CDS encoding efflux RND transporter periplasmic adaptor subunit, which yields MRQLAAFVCAALLLAGCGESSTSGGDTAARRVKTAPVAAVAAPVIRLTGVIRARYETPQAFQVSGQIVARRVDSGQRVARGDVLFTLDDSDLRQSLTAAEAELASASASAAVARADLERDRKLFERDYLSRQAFDRAKLSAKQSDTEQAAARTRVEQAKTALEHATLRAEADGLLTRVSGEPGQVVDAGHPVARLAKAGPREIEVAFPSDVRPPATGELLLDDQRIGLERREVSGSVDPASRTWQARYRLAEELPAAVGLGEVVKARFETPAARLAAAPASPRLYRVPVAAVDERGEGAQVWHLIDDKARPLDVSVARVERDRALISGEALEEGMEVIALGTHLLTPGMPVKALAQSAAAGREAAVQKEEPAP from the coding sequence ATGCGCCAACTAGCTGCTTTTGTTTGTGCCGCGCTGCTGCTGGCAGGCTGCGGTGAATCGTCGACAAGCGGCGGCGATACCGCTGCCCGGCGCGTCAAGACCGCGCCGGTCGCTGCGGTCGCCGCGCCCGTCATTCGCCTGACCGGGGTGATTCGCGCCCGCTACGAAACGCCCCAGGCGTTCCAGGTTAGCGGCCAGATTGTCGCTCGCCGGGTGGATTCGGGCCAGCGGGTAGCCCGGGGCGATGTGCTTTTCACCCTGGACGACAGCGATCTGCGCCAGTCGTTGACGGCCGCCGAGGCCGAGCTGGCTTCGGCCAGCGCCTCGGCAGCGGTGGCCCGGGCGGATCTGGAGCGCGACCGCAAGCTGTTTGAGCGCGACTATCTCAGCCGCCAGGCGTTCGACCGTGCCAAGCTCTCGGCCAAGCAGTCCGACACCGAGCAGGCGGCCGCCCGCACCCGAGTGGAACAGGCGAAAACCGCGCTTGAGCACGCCACCCTGCGCGCCGAGGCCGACGGCCTGCTCACTCGGGTCAGCGGCGAGCCGGGTCAGGTAGTGGACGCCGGTCACCCGGTGGCCAGGCTGGCCAAGGCCGGCCCCCGGGAAATCGAGGTGGCGTTTCCCTCGGACGTGCGCCCGCCGGCAACCGGCGAGCTTTTACTGGATGATCAGCGTATCGGCCTCGAGCGTCGCGAAGTCTCCGGGTCGGTGGACCCGGCCAGCCGCACCTGGCAGGCGCGCTACCGGCTGGCAGAGGAGCTGCCCGCGGCGGTAGGGCTGGGCGAGGTGGTAAAAGCCCGCTTTGAAACTCCGGCCGCCCGGCTGGCGGCGGCGCCTGCCTCGCCCCGGCTCTATCGCGTACCGGTGGCCGCCGTGGACGAGCGCGGCGAAGGCGCCCAGGTATGGCACCTGATAGACGACAAGGCCCGTCCGCTCGACGTCAGCGTCGCCCGGGTGGAGCGCGACCGGGCGCTGATCAGCGGCGAAGCGCTTGAGGAGGGCATGGAGGTCATTGCCCTCGGCACTCACCTGCTGACCCCGGGCATGCCGGTCAAGGCGCTTGCGCAGAGCGCTGCCGCCGGGCGCGAAGCGGCAGTGCAGAAAGAGGAGCCGGCGCCGTGA
- a CDS encoding efflux RND transporter permease subunit, which translates to MSFPNLSALAVRERAVTLFFLLIALASGVYAFASMGRAEDPDFTMRVMMVSAVWPGATPEEVQNHVADPLEKQIQAVDNVDRVETTIRPGRADMQIEFEESTPGDVVPQRFYQVRRRMQDAAGDLPDGVVGPVINEDFGDVYFSLVALTAPELSMREMLREAEGIRDRLQRVEGVNRAEVLGERDERVQVDFDIGRLQSLGIAPQDVFDAIEAHNKLLPAGYLETAGPRVYLRLGNDVSDPEALADVPLRIDDELIRLGDIAEVSRGYEDPPDFMVRAFEKDALLLGVVMREGENGLELGERLDDFWARERARLPLGISLDVMTNQADAIAGAVNLFQVKFLVAVVVVMLVTMVAVGLRAGVVVGIAIPVTLSMTFVVMKAMGINLDRVSLGALIIALGLLVDDAIIAIEMMMVKMEQGWDRVSAASHAWKVTAAPMLFGTLVTVAGFVPIGFARSNVGEYAGNIFWVLAIALPLSWLVAVVFTPYLGVKLMPARHKNATTEENAYQSAHYRRLRRGVAACVRYRKTVVGGTVALLALAILGMLGPVEQQFFPSSDRLEVLVSIDHPEGTAIEATDATAQRLERLVDQADGVASLSAYVGRGAPRFFISASPEQPNPAFAELIAVADDIESRDALIETLDQHVADGEFPEARVRVQTLLYGPPVEWPVSVRVLGPDPDRLRNIAHDVREVFAQNPHTRDSHLAWDSQVPAVRLAMDSHRLSLLGLSPDDVARQLQFQLDGLTITRLRDGIRLAPAVGRAAASDVETLESLEVQTRDGKRVPLSQLGELEVSFEQPVIKRYNREPFLAVYAEVAGAQAKDVSGDVWASLAGLRDELPEGYRLEIGGSVEQSDKAEASITALQPLMVILMLAFIMLQMRSFAGTFMVVATAPLGLIGAVGALLLFGQPFGFVAMLGLIGLAGILMRNTLILTQQVADNQQHGMALHDAVVEAGVQRARPVVLTALAAIFAFVPLTLDSFWGPLAFVLIGGVAAGTLITLLFVPALYAVWFRIAADPEAD; encoded by the coding sequence GTGAGCTTTCCCAACCTGTCGGCGCTGGCGGTACGCGAGCGCGCGGTGACGTTGTTTTTTTTGCTGATCGCGTTGGCCTCGGGGGTTTACGCCTTTGCCTCCATGGGCCGGGCGGAAGACCCCGATTTCACCATGCGCGTGATGATGGTGTCCGCGGTATGGCCGGGGGCTACGCCGGAAGAAGTGCAAAACCACGTCGCCGACCCGCTGGAAAAGCAGATCCAGGCCGTGGACAACGTCGACCGGGTAGAAACCACGATTCGCCCGGGCCGGGCGGACATGCAGATCGAATTCGAGGAATCGACGCCCGGCGATGTCGTCCCCCAGCGCTTTTATCAGGTGCGCCGGCGCATGCAGGACGCCGCCGGCGACCTCCCCGACGGCGTGGTGGGGCCGGTCATCAACGAAGATTTCGGCGACGTCTACTTCTCGCTGGTGGCGCTCACCGCGCCCGAGCTTTCCATGCGCGAGATGCTGCGCGAGGCCGAAGGCATCCGCGACCGTTTGCAGAGGGTCGAGGGTGTCAACCGCGCCGAGGTACTGGGCGAGCGCGACGAGCGGGTGCAGGTAGACTTTGACATCGGCCGGCTGCAGAGCCTGGGAATTGCCCCCCAGGACGTGTTCGACGCCATCGAGGCGCACAACAAGCTGCTGCCCGCGGGCTATCTGGAGACCGCCGGACCTCGGGTATATCTGCGGCTGGGCAACGACGTCTCCGACCCCGAGGCGCTTGCCGACGTGCCGCTGCGCATCGACGATGAGCTGATCCGCCTGGGCGATATCGCCGAGGTCTCGCGCGGGTATGAGGACCCGCCGGACTTCATGGTGCGCGCCTTCGAAAAGGACGCGCTGCTGCTGGGCGTGGTCATGCGCGAGGGCGAAAACGGTCTGGAGCTCGGCGAGCGGCTGGACGACTTCTGGGCCCGAGAGCGGGCGCGCCTGCCGCTGGGGATTTCGCTTGACGTGATGACCAACCAGGCCGACGCCATCGCCGGGGCGGTCAATCTCTTTCAGGTGAAGTTTCTGGTCGCGGTGGTGGTGGTCATGCTGGTGACCATGGTCGCCGTGGGGCTGCGCGCCGGCGTGGTGGTGGGCATCGCCATTCCGGTGACGCTGTCGATGACCTTTGTGGTGATGAAGGCCATGGGCATCAACCTCGACCGGGTAAGCCTGGGCGCGCTGATCATCGCCCTGGGGCTCTTGGTGGACGACGCCATTATCGCCATCGAGATGATGATGGTGAAGATGGAGCAGGGCTGGGACCGGGTGAGCGCCGCCTCTCACGCCTGGAAAGTGACCGCCGCGCCGATGCTTTTCGGCACCCTGGTCACCGTGGCCGGCTTTGTCCCCATCGGCTTTGCCCGCTCCAACGTCGGCGAGTACGCCGGCAACATCTTCTGGGTGCTGGCCATTGCACTGCCGCTTTCCTGGCTGGTGGCGGTAGTGTTTACCCCCTATCTGGGGGTCAAGCTGATGCCGGCGCGGCATAAAAACGCCACCACCGAGGAAAATGCCTACCAGTCTGCCCACTACCGGCGCCTGCGTCGGGGCGTTGCCGCCTGCGTGCGCTACCGCAAAACCGTCGTGGGCGGCACCGTAGCGCTGCTGGCGCTGGCGATTCTGGGCATGCTCGGGCCGGTGGAGCAGCAGTTCTTCCCCAGTTCCGACCGGCTCGAAGTGCTGGTGAGTATCGACCATCCCGAAGGCACCGCCATCGAGGCCACCGATGCCACCGCACAGAGGCTGGAAAGGCTGGTGGACCAGGCCGACGGCGTAGCGTCGCTGTCCGCCTACGTGGGGCGCGGCGCCCCGCGGTTTTTCATCTCCGCCAGCCCCGAGCAGCCCAACCCGGCCTTTGCCGAGCTGATCGCCGTGGCCGACGATATCGAGTCTCGGGATGCGCTGATCGAAACGCTCGACCAGCATGTGGCGGACGGCGAATTTCCCGAGGCCCGGGTACGGGTGCAAACCCTGCTTTACGGCCCGCCGGTGGAGTGGCCGGTGAGCGTGCGCGTGCTGGGCCCCGATCCTGACCGGCTACGGAATATCGCCCACGACGTACGCGAGGTGTTCGCGCAAAACCCGCACACCCGGGACTCGCACCTGGCCTGGGACAGCCAGGTGCCGGCGGTGCGCCTGGCCATGGACAGCCACCGGCTGAGCCTTTTGGGGCTGTCGCCGGACGACGTGGCCCGCCAGCTTCAGTTCCAGCTCGACGGCCTCACCATCACCCGGCTGCGCGACGGCATCCGCTTGGCGCCGGCGGTGGGTCGCGCGGCGGCCAGCGACGTGGAAACGCTGGAAAGCCTCGAGGTGCAGACCCGGGACGGCAAGCGCGTGCCGCTTTCCCAGCTGGGCGAGCTTGAGGTGTCGTTCGAGCAGCCGGTGATCAAGCGCTACAACCGCGAACCCTTTCTGGCAGTTTACGCCGAAGTGGCGGGGGCCCAGGCCAAGGACGTCAGCGGTGATGTCTGGGCGTCGCTTGCCGGGCTGCGCGACGAGCTGCCCGAGGGCTATCGGCTGGAGATCGGCGGCTCGGTGGAGCAGTCGGACAAGGCCGAAGCCTCGATCACCGCGCTACAGCCGCTGATGGTCATCCTCATGCTTGCGTTCATCATGCTGCAGATGCGCTCCTTCGCCGGGACCTTCATGGTGGTGGCGACGGCTCCGCTGGGGCTGATCGGCGCGGTGGGAGCGCTGCTGCTGTTCGGCCAGCCCTTCGGCTTCGTCGCCATGCTGGGGCTTATCGGGCTTGCCGGTATCCTCATGCGCAACACCCTGATTCTGACTCAGCAGGTGGCGGACAACCAGCAGCACGGCATGGCGCTGCACGACGCCGTCGTCGAGGCCGGCGTCCAGCGCGCCCGGCCGGTGGTGCTGACCGCGCTGGCGGCGATCTTTGCCTTTGTCCCACTTACGCTTGACAGCTTCTGGGGGCCGCTGGCCTTTGTGCTCATCGGCGGCGTGGCCGCGGGCACCCTGATCACGCTGCTGTTTGTGCCCGCGCTGTATGCGGTCTGGTTTCGCATTGCCGCTGACCCCGAGGCGGACTAG
- a CDS encoding DUF1513 domain-containing protein encodes MTVNRTRRRLLAAGAGALALPALPSLAWALPGRKHADWLFSAVDDARGNHRIAAITPNGEQHFTLAIPERCHGGCLSPTAPRAVVFARRPGQHFYVVDGDRREVSHRVAAGGGHHFYGHGVFAPDGRYLYVTANRLEDAMGLVRVYDAEDDYRHVRDIELDGIGPHEIRLMPDGETLAVGLGGIRTHPDYGRVKLNLGDMDPALLLVDRESGDVTARHRPSHHQLSCRHLDVAEDGTVIAGYQFQGPEWETRPLLCRLGPDGAFSELALDEALTASLQQYTASVAVSRRRPLALVTAPRGHKVLLLNHQSGKLVAEYALADAAGARCDGEGGFVVSSGRGGLYRIAPNKPEALALASLPLRWDNHLT; translated from the coding sequence ATGACCGTCAACCGAACCCGCCGCCGCCTGCTTGCCGCCGGTGCCGGGGCGCTTGCCCTGCCGGCGCTGCCCTCCCTTGCCTGGGCACTACCCGGGCGAAAACACGCCGACTGGCTGTTCAGCGCCGTGGACGACGCCCGCGGCAACCACCGCATTGCCGCCATCACCCCGAACGGCGAGCAGCACTTTACTCTGGCCATCCCCGAGCGCTGCCACGGCGGCTGCCTCTCGCCCACGGCCCCGCGCGCGGTGGTGTTTGCCCGGCGGCCGGGGCAGCATTTTTACGTGGTGGACGGCGACCGCCGCGAAGTCAGCCACCGCGTCGCCGCCGGCGGCGGCCATCACTTTTACGGCCACGGCGTGTTTGCGCCCGACGGGCGCTATCTCTACGTCACCGCCAACCGTCTGGAAGACGCCATGGGGCTGGTGCGGGTATACGACGCCGAAGACGACTATCGCCACGTCCGCGATATCGAGCTTGACGGCATCGGCCCCCACGAGATCCGCCTGATGCCCGACGGCGAGACCTTGGCGGTGGGGCTTGGCGGTATCAGGACGCATCCGGACTACGGCCGGGTCAAGCTCAATCTCGGCGACATGGACCCGGCGCTTCTGCTGGTCGACCGCGAAAGCGGCGACGTCACCGCCCGTCACCGGCCGTCCCACCACCAGCTAAGCTGCCGACACCTGGACGTGGCCGAAGACGGCACGGTCATCGCCGGCTACCAGTTTCAGGGGCCGGAGTGGGAAACCCGCCCGCTGCTCTGCCGGCTGGGGCCGGACGGCGCGTTCTCGGAGCTTGCGCTGGACGAGGCGCTGACCGCGAGCCTGCAGCAGTACACCGCAAGCGTCGCTGTCAGCCGCCGCCGGCCGCTTGCTTTGGTAACCGCGCCCCGGGGCCACAAGGTGCTGCTGCTCAACCACCAGAGCGGCAAGCTTGTGGCCGAGTACGCCCTGGCCGACGCCGCCGGCGCCCGCTGCGACGGCGAGGGGGGCTTTGTGGTGTCTTCCGGGCGCGGCGGGCTGTATCGCATTGCCCCGAACAAGCCCGAAGCCTTGGCCCTTGCCAGCCTGCCCCTGCGCTGGGACAACCACCTGACCTAG